A single Lolium perenne isolate Kyuss_39 chromosome 6, Kyuss_2.0, whole genome shotgun sequence DNA region contains:
- the LOC127310602 gene encoding disease resistance protein RGA5: MYPEDQEIRRADLVRQWVAEGIVSTSHGSDLENVAKSYFNELINRSLIQPGETICYEEVVSCRVHDMMLDLILSKCVEENFISVAYNCEDVARMHGCEYKVRRLSLTSSASSATSGIVDTRLSQVRSFPQFGDPKYPIPLLLFKYLRVLLLQFSSQETPYDKVMKVDLTPIGRLFQLRYLKVTALGCRIDLPTEIRELVYLETLAIHGPSRLAIPSDIVSLPRLSCMILPGGTGLPHGIENMKSLCIVHCLNLGWSSLNDIKGLGELANLKELRLSRSHSYKWGDNVVAQVDALVSSIRKLHELRFLTCDFMTPKYDDDQLYSLSNPPLYMEQLHLPKWLLKGVPKWIGNLCCLRGLSLRVEHLSTDEVHAVGKLPSLVWLSLNVLCIPKNISSSSAISARCKTLNQRAVSACSARSPRALRRKLQNGAGQCSAHAALQQALHSTARSTSANNNPTYAYILLDQTNMK, translated from the coding sequence atgtatccagaagaccaGGAGATCAGGAGGGCTGATCTGGTTCGACAATGGGTAGCTGAAGGCATTGTTAGTACTTCTCATGGATCAGATTTGGAGAATGTTGCAAAGAGTTATTTCAATGAACTTATCAATAGAAGTCTGATTCAGCCTGGAGAAACCATATGCTATGAGGAGGTGGTGTCTTGCAGAGTACACGACATGATGCTTGATTTGATTCTGAGCAAGTGTGTGGAAGAGAATTTTATCAGTGTGGCATATAATTGTGAAGACGTGGCAAGAATGCATGGTTGTGAGTACAAGGTTCGTCGATTGTCCTTGACATCAAGCGCCAGTAGTGCAACATCTGGTATCGTCGATACTAGACTGTCACAAGTGCGCTCATTTCCACAGTTTGGAGATCCCAAGTACCCAATCCCTCTTTTGCTATTTAAGTACCTTCGGGTGCTACTGCTTCAGTTCTCAAGTCAAGAAACACCATACGATAAGGTTAtgaaagtggatctcactcctattgGTAGATTATTTCAATTAAGGTATCTGAAGGTAACAGCGTTGGGTTGCCGCATAGATCTCCCAACTGAAATTCGAGAGCTTGTTTATTTGGAGACGCTCGCAATACATGGTCCCTCACGACTAGCCATTCCGTCAGATATAGTTTCCTTGCCACGCTTATCATGCATGATTCTTCCAGGCGGCACAGGACTGCCCCACGGGATCGAGAACATGAAATCATTGTGCATTGTGCATTGCCTTAATCTAGGGTGGAGCTCGCTAAACGATATTAAGGGTCTTGGTGAGCTGGCCAATCTAAAGGAGTTGAGGCTCTCCAGGAGTCATAGTTATAAGTGGGGTGACAATGTGGTGGCACAGGTTGATGCTTTGGTCTCCTCAATTAGAAAGCTTCATGAGCTCAGATTCCTCACCTGCGATTTCATGACTCCTAAATACGATGACGATCAACTGTACTCATTATCCAACCCTCCTCTCTATATGGAGCAGCTTCATCTACCAAAATGGCTGCTGAAGGGAGTTCCTAAATGGATTGGTAACCTGTGTTGCCTCCGTGGCCTCTCCCTACGTGTTGAGCACTTGTCGACTGATGAGGTTCATGCTGTTGGAAAGCTGCCCTCCCTCGTTTGGCTCAGTCTCAATGTGTTGTGTATTCCTAAGAACATCTCCAGCAGCAGCGCTATATCTGCGCGCTGTAAAACGCTGAACCAGCGCGCCGTATCCGCATGCAGCGCGCGGAGCCCGCGAGCACTTCGCCGGAAGCTCCAAAACGGCGCTGGACAATGCAGCGCGCATGCAGCACTTCAGCAGGCGCTGCATAGTACCGCGCGCTCGACCAGCGCAAACAACAATCCAACATATGCATACATTCTACTAGATCAAACAAACATGAAATAA